In the genome of Criblamydia sequanensis CRIB-18, one region contains:
- a CDS encoding DNA-directed RNA polymerase subunit alpha C-terminal domain-containing protein produces the protein MPIIKKLKRHLEEFVSSELTPLSDQGLKPGVHPYAHLRPQGLEKNSSDRSSFEETYKTSYSHGLEQIYALETVDVKSIRVLGSSSEKENLQIEPLVEYSDFDLENQLEFPFKEGQSSLDSFLLNEPLSVLGFSKHTENNLRRLEKNRIQDLLKIDLRSLTHVKGMGQGHIDEIRERLNQYIAGKPLYGCKFIDFESWVKTLLPENEKKKVFIVLDYFDLSHLISLSPFESVELRKLTVEKKQEWLEDGLDGFRTDEKKRYFEDTFKHVLESLIVPWMRQRQGMVYGYELEERFEKLSLNRSSFKKAWAFFQKIYQEKGNLIDSFLPNSKGLYFADRKIHENFELVNQKALSYFYSQEAEYPFNQLVDYILKEFACRWQGFKEGFVAKAVRSSPSLEFKKEKGILLSYLK, from the coding sequence GTGCCTATTATCAAGAAATTAAAACGCCATTTGGAAGAATTTGTTTCAAGCGAACTCACGCCTTTGTCCGATCAAGGACTTAAGCCGGGAGTTCATCCGTATGCTCATTTAAGACCTCAAGGCCTAGAAAAAAATAGCTCAGACAGATCCTCATTTGAGGAAACGTATAAGACTTCCTATTCTCATGGATTAGAGCAGATCTACGCCCTTGAGACGGTCGATGTCAAATCTATTCGAGTTCTTGGAAGCTCTTCAGAAAAAGAAAATCTGCAGATAGAACCTTTAGTTGAGTATTCAGATTTCGATCTTGAAAATCAGTTGGAATTTCCTTTTAAGGAAGGCCAAAGCTCTCTTGATTCTTTTCTTCTAAACGAGCCTTTAAGCGTTCTTGGTTTTTCAAAGCACACTGAAAATAATCTTAGACGCCTTGAAAAAAATCGAATTCAAGACCTTCTTAAAATTGATTTAAGGTCTTTGACCCATGTTAAAGGCATGGGACAAGGCCATATCGATGAGATACGGGAGCGTTTAAATCAATATATAGCTGGCAAACCTCTATATGGATGCAAGTTTATCGATTTCGAATCTTGGGTCAAGACCCTGCTTCCTGAAAACGAAAAGAAAAAGGTTTTTATCGTTCTTGATTATTTTGATTTGAGCCATTTGATTTCCCTTTCGCCTTTTGAAAGCGTAGAATTAAGAAAGTTAACCGTTGAAAAAAAGCAAGAGTGGCTAGAAGACGGCCTTGATGGTTTTAGAACTGATGAGAAAAAAAGATATTTCGAAGACACATTTAAACATGTTTTAGAGTCGCTCATTGTGCCATGGATGCGACAAAGGCAAGGAATGGTTTATGGCTATGAGCTTGAAGAGCGTTTTGAGAAGCTCTCTTTAAATCGTAGCTCTTTTAAAAAAGCATGGGCCTTTTTTCAAAAAATTTATCAGGAGAAAGGAAACCTTATCGATTCCTTTTTACCCAATAGCAAAGGATTATATTTTGCTGATCGGAAAATTCATGAAAATTTTGAGCTTGTAAATCAAAAAGCGCTTTCATATTTTTATAGTCAAGAAGCTGAATATCCCTTCAATCAGCTTGTGGATTATATTTTAAAAGAGTTTGCTTGCAGATGGCAGGGCTTTAAAGAGGGTTTTGTCGCAAAAGCTGTTCGATCTTCACCAAGTCTTGAATTCAAAAAGGAAAAAGGCATCCTTTTATCTTATCTCAAATAA
- the mscL gene encoding large-conductance mechanosensitive channel protein MscL, which translates to MSFVSVLKEFKEFAMRGSVVDLAVGIIIGAAFSQIADSLVTDILTPPIGLMLGGVDFSSLALTIKEGGNAEPSVSIRYGVFLNHVINFLIISWAVFILVKGMNSWRRREKENRKTIKCPECQMEIPGNAKKCGHCWSEFKKAAF; encoded by the coding sequence ATGTCATTTGTCAGCGTTTTAAAAGAATTTAAGGAATTTGCGATGCGTGGAAGCGTTGTTGATCTTGCGGTCGGTATCATTATTGGTGCTGCGTTTAGTCAAATAGCAGACTCACTAGTTACAGATATCCTAACTCCTCCGATCGGCCTTATGCTAGGAGGTGTTGATTTTTCAAGCCTTGCCCTGACAATCAAGGAAGGGGGAAATGCAGAACCCTCTGTTTCCATCAGATATGGGGTCTTTTTGAATCATGTCATCAACTTTTTAATTATCTCCTGGGCAGTTTTCATTCTTGTAAAAGGGATGAATTCGTGGAGACGGAGAGAAAAAGAAAACCGAAAAACAATAAAATGCCCCGAGTGTCAGATGGAGATTCCTGGCAACGCCAAAAAATGCGGTCATTGCTGGTCTGAATTCAAGAAGGCCGCCTTTTAA
- a CDS encoding adenylate kinase → MHLLLSGLTLAFVFCSAFLLAVDEEAEEPQVIILLGPPGSGKGTQAKRIAESLKIPHISTGDLFRENLKAGTPLGVKAKGYMESGKLVPDELVLDMLMDRVHKPDAKRGFLLDGFPRSIPQAEALKKHLGRLTPIVINLEVSDETVIKRIEGRLSCPNCGAIYNKYFSPSKSGKLCESCQGELNQRSDDRYEVVVERLKQYHNQTEPLIDFYSKDKILFSIPGERDPEVIYKEIMNKIRNR, encoded by the coding sequence ATGCACCTTTTATTAAGCGGGCTCACATTAGCCTTTGTTTTTTGTTCTGCTTTTTTACTCGCCGTTGATGAAGAGGCGGAAGAGCCTCAAGTGATTATCCTTCTTGGACCGCCGGGTTCAGGAAAAGGGACTCAAGCTAAACGGATAGCAGAGTCTTTAAAAATTCCCCATATCTCAACAGGGGATTTATTTCGCGAAAACTTAAAAGCCGGAACACCGCTTGGCGTCAAAGCAAAAGGTTATATGGAGTCCGGGAAACTAGTTCCGGACGAGCTCGTTTTAGACATGTTAATGGATCGTGTCCATAAGCCGGATGCTAAAAGAGGGTTTTTATTAGATGGTTTTCCAAGGTCGATCCCTCAAGCGGAAGCTTTAAAAAAACATTTAGGCAGACTGACCCCTATTGTCATTAATCTTGAAGTTAGTGATGAGACGGTCATTAAAAGGATTGAGGGCAGACTTTCCTGTCCTAATTGCGGAGCCATTTATAATAAATACTTCTCTCCCAGTAAATCCGGAAAATTATGTGAAAGTTGCCAAGGGGAGCTTAATCAAAGATCCGATGACCGATATGAAGTAGTCGTAGAACGCTTAAAGCAATACCATAATCAAACCGAACCCTTGATCGACTTTTACTCAAAAGATAAAATTTTATTTTCAATACCTGGAGAAAGGGACCCTGAAGTTATTTATAAAGAGATCATGAATAAAATCAGAAACCGCTAG
- a CDS encoding calcium/sodium antiporter encodes MLLILALMFMALAAMVIGAELLVLGASRLAAMVGVSPLVIGLTIVSFGTSAPEFVVSIKGALTNHSDLVVGNCIGSNIFNVLFILGACAVVAPLVVTKQLIRLDVPIMIGSNLIFLWLSIDGIIDRYEGLLLLTGFTLYNWFIIRKSLQENSSKSGMSESPSCNVKSSSTLAIIKQLGLITIGLIFCISGAELMVDNAVTLARILGVSELIIGLTIVSIGTSLPEVATSIVATIRGQRDIAIGNVVGSCIFNILGVIGLAGLIAPAGITVAPSVLRFDLPVAIAASIACLPIFFTDYKISKWEGFLFLFYYVAYITYLILDAKQHEVLPMVGIAMLFTIPLTILTLLVIVYRSIRSN; translated from the coding sequence ATGCTATTGATTTTAGCTTTGATGTTTATGGCTTTGGCAGCGATGGTGATCGGGGCAGAATTGCTAGTGCTGGGAGCATCGCGATTAGCTGCTATGGTTGGAGTGTCCCCTCTAGTAATTGGCTTGACGATCGTATCCTTTGGAACGAGTGCCCCTGAATTTGTAGTTAGCATAAAGGGAGCTTTGACTAATCATTCGGATTTAGTTGTGGGCAATTGCATAGGCAGCAATATATTCAATGTGCTTTTTATCCTCGGCGCATGTGCCGTTGTGGCTCCTTTGGTAGTCACAAAACAGCTGATTAGACTAGATGTGCCAATTATGATCGGAAGTAATCTGATTTTTTTATGGCTTAGTATTGATGGTATAATCGACCGATATGAGGGGTTATTATTATTAACAGGCTTTACTTTGTATAATTGGTTTATTATTCGTAAAAGCCTGCAAGAGAATTCTTCTAAGAGTGGCATGAGCGAGAGTCCTTCTTGCAACGTGAAATCTAGTTCCACCTTGGCAATCATAAAACAACTAGGGCTCATTACGATCGGTTTGATTTTTTGCATTAGTGGTGCGGAATTAATGGTGGATAATGCAGTGACTCTGGCAAGAATTTTAGGTGTTAGCGAATTAATAATTGGATTGACTATTGTATCTATTGGCACATCTCTTCCGGAAGTTGCAACTTCGATTGTAGCCACAATTCGCGGACAGAGAGATATAGCGATTGGAAATGTGGTTGGAAGTTGCATTTTTAACATCTTGGGAGTAATTGGGCTAGCCGGCTTGATTGCGCCCGCGGGGATAACGGTTGCGCCCTCAGTTTTGAGATTTGATTTGCCGGTTGCGATTGCAGCAAGTATAGCTTGCCTGCCGATTTTTTTTACCGATTACAAAATCTCAAAATGGGAAGGATTCCTGTTTCTATTTTATTATGTAGCTTACATTACCTACCTGATTTTAGATGCGAAACAACATGAGGTATTACCAATGGTTGGTATAGCAATGTTGTTTACGATCCCCCTGACAATTCTTACTCTCTTAGTGATAGTTTACCGATCCATTCGCTCAAACTAA